A single region of the Tigriopus californicus strain San Diego chromosome 8, Tcal_SD_v2.1, whole genome shotgun sequence genome encodes:
- the LOC131885471 gene encoding protein furry-like isoform X3: protein MASDETSRWPNEAEGDPEAGLQDPGSTHRNEDETASDPPPDSQPAGEFEDDLTVVGFPPVEERSGPEGEEDPVPSSSSPSIPTNTYDDRQNHSGDLVPEDIIAQSTNENNQEEEERREDDPEDEDDEDEDDPEQYDSVPSTITSSQILPWGAPKERSRYPSSFNIDTDIKPGEFVMRTLFAEFTIEVEKKISAIMGEPLERPLSKSLQRGEDFQFDQLLQAFGNVGEHCLPSLLKTLFGWYDRQGVEWVLSDYSKGKADSKGKSDLTGVRSELEFVSEKRDLAIEFIFCLVLIEVLKQLHVHPGHEELVRYIEDIAFRHFKFRDSALLGPNAANMHMIADLYAEVLGVLAQSRFLSIKRRFFAELRDLRAREPSTHSTQSIISLLMGMKFFRVKMVPFEDFEHSFQFMQECAQYFLEVKDKDIKHAVAGLFVEILVPVAAAVKNEVNVPCLKNFVEKLYSQTLDMCTRNKHRLAIFPLVTCLLCVSQKAFFIHNWHYFLTMCLQQLKNRENKMARVALESLYRLLWVYMIRIKCESNNVTQSRLQSIVNSLFPKGSKAVVPRDAPLNIFVKIIQFIAQEKLDFAMREIVFDLLSVGRPIKVINAPERMSIGLRSFLVVADSLQQKEGDPPMPRTVAVMPSGSTLRVKKTFLSKMLTDEAAKNIGISSYYPYVRKVFDDILRALDHQFGKPLLMINTQNAAKEPDDAKPKLDLFRTVIAAIPRLIPDGMSRSELVDTLARLTVHNDEELRGLAYQSLQNLVNDFPDWREDVLFGFMQFVVKDITDQHTNLLDNALRMVFQLLSAWRNAADKVASKSQHDPTRNHDQHNRPDLATTLHMAEGFALVMLCHCRIQTRKICLLILKEVKQLFKILEAVRGDHIVLDVLDKVTGKVVESCLHLMPPPDKTSAFNISSLDFQWLTERTSSQWTSGFNEEGVAKSGSTQHLFAADPWSSCLMGFLEPDRLLALCPSAIFQAWPTVHTRLTQLFSVVDPAPVTDNRASLLRPGTAPKKTVNEKDISLHLWKNYTAFACRVVPPIPNPIIRCVSPDLLSSSPESLGMDRSDTKSPSPMVSPTVFYKLIVPLLRCEVVDMRDSVVQALGRINHTAIMDLMSEMVVYIREAIDRKQENMRRRRRRDALRLQLVRVFDLIAKQGTFSLALLVTDPDNGGLAQTFTDYIDGARLYLESEAEKEIVPSVREIKTYFSSFIKNLIESFPLERRRNLLKKSLRKDLFYLFAGWSGKFGYPFESSQSNQHHHQQHPHHHNQHHHQSGSSGGKSFTGDENNPNSSSSPIVSTTEFEFSALQSMIAVLCCGTCFDDKALSEENNHIFALLDMLLNSKEKKVYSLAQETIVLLLEYNQDRSYVLEWLVDRCFTGEDQVADGCFLALATVFATREYPCDHYTGIINVTLLNTGCPRTQIHETALQLLQILDKRFFGSISPLGSENEQDDGNDTLPRRSTLDVLLSTTYSRSQLYLSRQLAQLHPEMTMPMFSEICHRLQTARPSIVKCLLYYLLPWLYNMELVDPNVLLELSPPEARVPTGREGWGTTEATEMITNNLFYITVKFGDEHPKEVEELWQAMCDCWQKNLRVIIRYLFIISGLAPSELVEFAKRVVLYLARAQPLKVLEEMMMELQSVETLNCTIERTETPPYFRLTFLRKTSSNSESNMQLTSSRQDLSTEKGTIHTKRHSQEEQQRREISTRNEMSIAGSLKSAGSMASSAGSAMVAGIQRVGEKVRALSGSTNFNKPSILGGGGSVHPQHLNIGMPPCPEGMSQSLVITSQGEAQSSSLMSHSDHQYLPQTSLNFGLSLSKEGSCKSEDNKSESNIYCQPHPLPMPEYGGWFAPLTEFLPHASQPISSFHRSNLAVILLTDLVVDGLDLDCHGVDWSVHVPLMLHIIFLGLDNSRELVYKHCQQLLLNLLIVLCEHQDHLSISSILMQNKAEHLNYGLVLAKLPIIEHNFTESYLPMDPQDLDETQDERTDEDDESVQSSKTSEEPTSRSTVQIASQTNESTGKNRGSTTTGNGVHSAPTVADLTKALIHFIASRKCQPFWQYEDITRNVWSIRSAEQIDVFLAHVLQVFELSLPHSRLAERWSQLSLHLALSCSSRHYAGRSLQIFRALRVPISSRMLSDILSRLVETIAEQGEDMQGYVTELILTLEAVVDALDSDIRPMDLSRDIFKSTPNLKDASQASSGGHSHGSGGMGGHTASANPNQGPSSFREQIEIQHSTSPIGHGYHVSAPPTGPFSRYDRNVSFPRHPTSGAMQPFPSRKTISPVPANGDIRGRSGTESEVRHKGGLGSNILGSTLPRSRSAQSLKLQDQASQDDKMNILVQLFWICLAVLESDYEHEFLLGLRLLERVLSKLPLDRPDVREKVDKLQIQLKWPRFPGVHSLLLKGCTNSGTYEATIQVISQMTSLLDFPVIDPSQSLGFPMNVIALLPYMVQNYEDANDLCIQSAENIAQVSQEKSKKLENLATVMTLYSRRTFSKESFQWTKCVVKYLYDLYSHFSFNMLSFLVEVLEKGPVSTQGPVMTIIHCLLHYIDMSQATQMINADLLRTVAKFIETPHWREALKILKLAVTRSSTLVAPPSNSGPVTYHWDASPSNFSNFSEGDLYFKKELPGRTMEFTFDLSQTPVIGRKQTPNRQSHLYHSGSTSVSTLTTMSQPSAFDEKDSLTSLRKDDGSSTMSPRRSMSISAADSASTSGWKRPWLSQSSVRERLVNLLNSCGQRVGLPKSPSKGP from the exons AATTCGAGGACGATCTGACTGTGGTTGGATTTCCTCCCGTGGAGGAGAGGTCGGGGCCTGAAGGGGAAGAAGACCCCGTTCCATCCTCATCCTCTCCTTCCATACCAACCAACACATATGATGATCGACAAAATCACTCTGGAGATTTGGTTCCGGAGGACATCATTGCCCAAAGTACCAATGAAAATAAccaggaggaagaagagcgTCGAGAAGACGATcctgaagatgaagatgatgaggatgaggatgatccCGAGCAAT ACGATTCGGTTCCATCAACGATCACATCCAGCCAGATTCTTCCATGGGGAGCTCCCAAAGAGCGATCTCGCTATCCCAGTAGCTTCAACATCGACACGGATATCAAACCGGGAGAGTTTGTGATGCGGACTCTTTTCGCTGAATTCACCATTGAAGTCGAGAAGAAGATATCTGCTATCATGGGCGAACCCTTGGAACGACCTTTATCGAAATCCTTACAACGTGGCGAAGATTTCCAATTCGACCAATTGTTGCAGGCCTTTGGCAATGTGGGCGAACATTGTTTGCCCTCTTTGTTGAAAACCCTTTTTGGTTGGTATGATCGGCAAGGTGTGGAATGGGTCTTATCAGATTACTCGAAGGGAAAAGCAGactcaaaaggaaaaag TGATCTCACCGGAGTTCGGTCGGAATTGGAATTCGTCTCCGAAAAAAGAGACCTGGCGATTGAATTCATCTTTTGCTTGGTTCTTATCGAGGTTCTCAAACAGTTACACGTTCATCCTGGACATGAGGAGCTGGTTCGCTACATCGAAGACATCGCTTTCCGACACTTTAAATTCCGAGACTC AGCCTTGTTGGGCCCCAATGCGGCCAATATGCACATGATCGCCGATTTGTACGCCGAAGTTTTGGGCGTTTTGGCTCAAAGCCGGTTTTTATCCATCAAACGCCGATTCTTCGCCGAATTGCGAGACTTGCGAGCCCGTGAGCCTTCAACCCATTCCACGCAATCCATCATATCGCTCCTCATGGGCATGAAGTTCTTCCGGGTGAAGATGGTTCCCTTCGAAGATTTTGAGCATTCCTTCCAATTCATGCAAGAGTGTGCTCAATACTTCTTGGAAGTCAAGGACAAGGACATCAAACACGCCGTGGCCGGGTTATTTGTCGAAATTCTCGTCCCCGTCGCAGCT GCCGTGAAAAACGAAGTCAATGTTCCGTGTCTGAAAAACTTTGTGGAAAAGTTGTATTCACAGACGTTGGATATGTGCACGAGAAACAAACATCGATTGGCTATATTTCCATTGGTGACTTGCCTCTTATGTGTTTCTCAAAAGGCGTTCTTCATTCATAATTGGCATTACTTTCTGACCATGTGTCTCCAACAACTCAAGAACAGAGAAAACAAAATGGCTCGAGTTGCTTTAG AATCGCTTTACCGATTGTTGTGGGTGTACATGATTCGAATCAAATGCGAGAGCAACAACGTGACCCAATCTCGACTTCAGAGCATCGTCAACTCACTCTTCCCCAAAGGATCCAAGGCCGTTGTGCCGAGGGATGCTCCTCTGAATATTTTTGTGAAAATCATCCAATTCATAGCCCAAGAGAAGCTGGATTTCGCAATGCGCGAGATTGTATTCGACTTGCTCTCCGTTGGCCGACCAATTAAG GTTATCAATGCCCCCGAGCGAATGTCAATTGGGTTGCGTTCGTTTTTGGTCGTGGCTGATTCACTGcaacaaaaagaaggtgaTCCTCCCATGCCTCGAACTGTGGCCGTTATGCCCTCAGGCAGCACACTCAGAGTcaagaaaacctttttgagcaaaatgctCACCGACGAGGCTGCCAAGAACATCGGAATCTCATCCTATTATCCCTACGTGAGAAAAGTCTTTGACGACATCCTGCGAGCCTTGGACCATCAATTCGGCAAACCTTTATTGATGATCAACACTCAAAACGCTGCAAAG GAACCCGATGATGCCAAACCCAAACTCGATTTGTTTCGCACGGTGATTGCGGCCATTCCGCGGCTAATCCCCGATGGGATGAGCCGAAGCGAGCTCGTTGATACCCTAGCTCGCCTCACTGTTCATAACGATGAAGAGCTGCGGGGTTTGGCTTATCAAAGTCTGCAAAATCTGGTAAATGATTTCCCAGACTGGCGAGAAGACGTTCTATTTG GCTTCATGCAATTTGTGGTGAAGGACATCACGGATCAGCACACGAACCTCTTAGATAACGCCTTGCGCATGGTGTTCCAATTGCTCTCAGCTTGGCGAAATGCTGCTGACAAAGTGGCGAGTAAGTCGCAACACGATCCCACTCGCAACCATGATCAGCACAATCGTCCTGACTTGGCAACCACGTTGCACATGGCTGAAGGCTTCGCTCTCGTCATGCTCTGTCATTGCCGGATTCAGACCCGAAAGATTTGTCTCCTTATTCTTAAAGAG GTGAAACAATTGTTCAAGATCTTGGAGGCGGTTCGAGGAGATCATATCGTTTTAGATGTACTTGACAAGGTCACCGGGAAAGTGGTGGAAAGCTGCCTTCATTTAATGCCTCCTCCCGATAAAACGTCCGCTTTCAACATCTCGTCCCTTGACTTTCAATGGCTTACGG AACGCACTTCCTCTCAATGGACGTCAGGATTCAATGAAGAGGGCGTGGCAAAGTCAGGCTCGACCCAGCACCTCTTCGCTGCTGATCCCTGGTCGTCTTGTTTAATGGGATTCCTTGAGCCTGATCGACTCCTAGCTTTGTGTCCGTCGGCCATCTTCCAGGCTTGGCCCACGGTCCACACTCGATTGACTCAACTTTTCTCCGTTGTGGATCCTGC ACCGGTGACTGACAATCGGGCCTCTTTATTGCGCCCTGGAACTGCGCCCAAGAAGACtgtcaatgaaaaagataTCTCGCTTCATCTGTGGAAGAACTACACGGCCTTTGCTTGCCGAGTCGTGCCACCCATTCCCAATCCCATCATCCGATGCGTCTCTCCAGATCTATTGAG CTCGTCTCCAGAGAGTCTGGGCATGGACCGCTCTGATACGAAGTCCCCGTCCCCAATGGTTTCCCCTACGGTCTTTTATAAACTGATCGTTCCATTGCTCCGATGTGAAGTGGTTGATATGAGGGATTCCGTGGTTCAGGCTCTGGGCAGGATCAATCATACCGCCATTATGGACCTCATGTCCGAG ATGGTTGTGTATATTCGAGAAGCCATTGATCGAAAACAAGAGAATATGAGACGAAGGAGACGCCGCGATGCTCTTCGCTTGCAATTGGTCCGGGTGTTTGATTTGATAGCCAAACAAGGCACTTTCAGCTTGGCTTTGTTGGTCACTGACCCAGACAACGGCGGATTAGCTCAGACTTTCACGGATTACATCGATGGAGCTCGACTCTATTTGGAGAGTGAGGCTGAGAAGGAAATTGTCCCGAGCGTCCGTGAAATCAAAACCTATTTCAGCAGCTTTATCAAGAATCTTATCGAAAGTTTTCCAT TGGAAAGGCGACGGAacctcttgaaaaaaagcctGAGAAAGGACTTGTTTTACTTGTTTGCCGGTTGGAGCGGAAAATTCGGTTATCCTTTCGAGAGCTCTCAAAGCAACCAACATCACCATCAACAGCATCCTCACCATCACAACCAACATCACCATCAAAGTGGAAGCAGTGGAGGGAAATCCTTCACCGGAGACGAGAACAACCCAAATTCAAGTTCTTCACCCATTGTTTCGACCACGGAATTTGAATTCTCCGCCTTGCAG TCCATGATTGCCGTCCTTTGCTGCGGAACTTGCTTTGACGATAAGGCTCTTAGTGAGGAGAACAATCACATTTTCGCTCTGTTGGACATGCTTCTCAattccaaggaaaaaaag gTCTATTCGTTGGCTCAAGAAACCATCGTGCTTTTGCTAGAGTACAACCAGGACCGTTCCTACGTTTTGGAATGGTTGGTGGATCGTTGCTTCACCGGTGAAGATCAAGTTGCGGATGGTTGCTTCCTGGCATTGGCCACTGTTTTCGCCACGAG AGAATATCCGTGTGATCATTACACGGGGATCATCAACGTCACGTTACTGAACACGGGATGTCCCAGGACCCAAATCCACGAGACTGCTCTTCAATTACTTCAAATCCTAGATAAACGTTTCTTTGGAAGCATCTCTCCCCTGGGATCCGAGAATGAGCAAG ATGATGGCAATGACACGTTACCTCGTCGGAGCACTCTGGATGTGCTCCTTTCCACTACATACTCGAGATCGCAGTTGTATTTATCACGTCAATTGGCCCAACTTCACCCGGAGATGACCATGCCCATGTTCTCAG AAATTTGCCACCGACTTCAAACGGCTCGCCCGTCCATCGTCAAATGTTTGCTCTACTATTTGTTGCCCTGGTTATACAACATGGAGTTGGTGGATCCCAACGTTTTGCTGGAACTTAGCCCGCCCGAGGCTCGAGTGCCAACCGGAAGAGAAGGCTGGGGAACCACGGAGGCCACGGAAATGATCACCAATAACCTTTTCTATATTACCGTCAAG TTTGGAGATGAACATCCCAAAGAAGTCGAGGAATTGTGGCAAGCCATGTGCGATTGTTGGCAAAAGAACCTCCGCGTCATCATCCGATATTTGTTCATCATTTCGGGCTTAGCCCCGAGTGAATTGGTTGAATTC GCAAAGCGTGTGGTCTTGTATTTAGCACGGGCACAACCCCTCAAAGTGTTGGAGGAGATGATGATGGAACTTCAATCTGTGGAGACGCTAAATTGCACCATAGAGAGAACGGAAACGCCTCCCTATTTCAG ATTGACGTTCTTGCGGAAGACCTCCAGCAACTCCGAGTCCAATATGCAATTGACAAGTTCTCGACAGGATCTGTCCACAGAGAAGGGGACTATTCACACCAAGCGGCACTCCCAGGAGGAGCAACAACGACGGGAGAT ATCCACCCGGAACGAGATGAGTATTGCTGGGTCCTTGAAGAGTGCCGGAAGCATGGCTTCCAGCGCAGGATCTGCCATGGTCGCCGGAATACAGAGAGTGGGAGAAAAAGTCCGAGCCTTGTCCGGCTCCACCAACTTCAACAAGCCTTCCATTCTCGGAGGTGGAGGAAGTGTTCATCCCCAACATCTTAATATTGGCATGCCCCCTTGTCCTGAGGGTATGAGCCAGAGTCTGGTGATCACGTCGCAAGGCGAGGCTCAATCTAGTTCGCTGATGTCCCATTCAGACCACCAGTATCTGCCGCAAACCTCCTTAAACTTTGGCCTTTCACTCTCGAAAGAGGGCTCATGTAAATCCGAGGACAACAAGTCAGAGAGCAATATCTATTGCCAGCCCCATCCTCTACCCATGCCCGAATATGGGGGGTGGTTCGCCCCTCTCACCGAGTTTCTCCCTCATGCTTCTCAACCCATCTCGAGCTTCCATCGGAGCAACTTGGCCGTGATTTTACTCACAGATCTCGTGGTGGATGGACTAGATCTGGATTGCCACGGAGTGGATTGGAGTGTCCACGTGCCCCTCATGCTTCATATTATCTTTTTGGGCTTGGACAACAGTCGGGAACTCGTTTACAA ACATTGTCAGCAGCTTCTTTTGAATCTGCTGATTGTTTTATGCGAACATCAAGACCATCTGTCTATCTCGAGTATTCTAATGCAGAACAAAGCTGAGCATCTTAACTATGGGCTGGTGCTCGCCAAATTGCCCATCATTGAACATAACTTCACCGAGAGCTATCTGCCCATGGACCCACAAGATCTGGACGAGACTCAAGATGAGAGGACCGATGAAGATG ATGAGTCGGTCCAATCCAGTAAAACGTCCGAGGAGCCAACCAGTCGAAGCACGGTTCAAATCGCGTCTCAGACCAACGAATCGACCGGGAAAAATCGTGGGAGTACCACAACAGGAAATGGAGTCCATTCTGCGCCGACAGTAGCAGATCTGACCAAGGCCCTGATCCATTTTATCGCGTCGAGAAAGTGCCAACCGTTCTGGCAGTACGAGGACATCACCCGCAACGTGTGGAGCATCCGCAGTGCCGAGCAAATCGACGTGTTCCTGGCCCATGTTTTGCAGGTCTTTGAGTTATCTTTGCCTCATTCTCGTCTGGCAGAGCGATGGTCGCAATTGTCACTCCATCTGGCCTTGTCCTGCTCGTCTCGACATTACGCCGGACGATCGTTGCAAATATTCAG AGCCCTTCGAGTGCCCATCTCTTCTCGGATGCTTTCGGACATCCTATCACGATTAGTGGAGACGATCGCCGAGCAAGGCGAAGATATGCAA GGTTACGTGACCGAGTTGATCCTCACGCTGGAGGCCGTGGTGGATGCCTTGGATTCGGATATTCGACCCATGGATCTCTCGagggacattttcaaatccacGCCCAACCTCAAGGATGCGTCGCAAGCCTCATCGGGGGGCCACAGTCATGGCAGTGGTGGGATGGGAGGCCATACAGCCTCAGCCAATCCCAACCAAGGGCCAAGCTCGTTTCGCgagcaaattgaaattcagcaTTCGACATCGCCCATCGGTCATGG ATATCACGTATCGGCCCCGCCAACGGGTCCATTTTCCCGTTACGATCGAAATGTCTCGTTTCCTCGACATCCAACCTCTGGTGCAATGCAACCTTTCCCTTCGAGGAAAACCATTTCGCCCGTTCCGG CGAATGGCGATATTCGAGGACGAAGTGGCACTGAATCAGAAGTCAGACACAAGGGTGGCTTGGGAAGTAACATCTTGGGTTCGACCTTGCCACGATCGCGGTCTGCGCAATCGCTGAAACTCCAAGATCAAGCATCCCAAGATGACAAGATGAACATCTTGGTCCAGCTCTTCTGGATTTGCTTGGCGGTTTTGGAATCGGATTATGAGCACGAGTTCCTCCTTGGCCTTCGCTTGTTGGAACGAGTCTTGTCCAAGTTACCGTTGGATCGTCCGGATGTTCGGGAAAAGGTGGACAAGCTCCAGATTCAGCTCAAATGGCCCCGATTTCCCGGAGTCCATTCACTGCTCTTGAAGGGATGTACCAATTCGGGTACCTATGAGGCCACGATTCAAGTGATCAGTCAAATGACTTCACTATTGGATTTCCCGGTCATTGATCCATCTCAAAGTCTTGGCTTTCCCATGAACGTGATTGCACTCTTACCGTACATGGTTCAAAACTATGAGGATGCCAACGACCTTTGCATACAAAGCGCCGAGAATATTGCTCAA GTGAGTCAGgagaagagcaagaagttAGAAAACTTGGCCACGGTCATGACTTTGTACAGCCGTCGAACCTTCAGCAAGGAGTCGTTCCAATGGACCAA ATGCGTGGTGAAGTACCTCTACGACTTGTACTCCCATTTCTCATTCAACATGCTCAGTTTCCTTGTGGAGGTGCTCGAGAAAGGCCCTGTGAGTACACAAGGCCCAGTCATGACCATCATTCATTGTCTCCTCCACTACATTGACATGTCGCAAGCCACCCAAATGATCAACGCTGATCTGCTCCGAACCGTGGCTAAGTTCATCGAGACTCCTCACTGGAGAGAGGCCCTCAAGATCTTGAAATTGGCCGTGACCCGGAGTTCCACACTCGTGGCTCCCCCCTCGAATTCAGGGCCGGTTACGTATCATTGGGATGCCTCGCCTTCTAATTTCTCGAACTTCTCCGAAGGAGATCTCTACTTCAAGAAGGAGCTTCCAGGACGAACCATGGAATTCACCTTCGACCTCTCTCAGACACCCGTGATTGGCCGCAAACAGACGCCCAACCGTCAATCGCATCTCTATCATTCCGGTAGCACGAGTGTGTCGACTTTGACGACTATGAGTCAACCCTCCGcgtttgatgaaaaagatagTTTGACTAGTTTGCGGAAAGATGACGGATCCTCGACCATGTCTCCGAGACGCTCGATGTCAATATCGGCCGCGGATTCGGCTTCCACTTCAGGATGGAAACGTCCGTGGTTGAGTCAG TCGTCGGTGCGGGAACGACTAGTGAATCTACTCAACTCGTGTGGACAACGTGTGGGGCTACCCAAGAGTCCGTCG AAAGGCCCGTGA